AAAAACTTAGAAGTGCGCTCGGATAGAATGCACTGATTACTTCTTTCTTGCCGCTCTTTCCCATAGTACCGATTGTCTCCCTCTGATGATTCTGGCAAAGCCCTGAAATACGGAAACATTCATGAAGGTGAAATAGAAAGGGACGAAAAGTGCTTTTACCTTGATCTTTTGAGTCTGAAGTACAAAGCCTAAGAAAGCTAAGAAATAAAACCCCATCTGTAGAACCAGCACGACTCGGTAGAAGCCAGAATCCAGTGCCAGGTAAAAATTTAGAATCAGTACGCCAAGCAAAGCCAAAGGAGTCAGTGTCCACCTCAATACACGATGGGAAACATACTGCCAGCTGAGCCAGCCATATTTGAAAATATTCATCAACGATCGCAATCTCCAAATCGCCTGATGTCCACCAGCTGCAATTCTTATTTTTCTTTTAGATTCCTCTTTGATTGAATCAGAGCTGTTTTCTAGTGCGTAAGCGTCTGGTTCGTAGGCGATTTTATAGCCCTTTTGGGCAATAGATAACGACAAGTAGAAGTCTTCTATTAGTGTGTCTGTATGGATGGTTTCGTAGAGATCTGTACGTATGGAGAAGAGTTCTCCAGCGGCACCTACTACAGAGTAAAGTTGGTAGTCTAGTTTCTTTAGAAAGGATTCATATTTCCAATACATCCCTTCACCTGCTGAGGATGCCTGATCCGAATCTTCCTGTCTTACTCTTTTTTCCCCAGATACACATCCCACTTTTGGATCAAGGTAATGTCTGGTAATGTTGTGTAAGGCCATGGAATTCAAAACAGTATTGGCATCTGAGTAGACGACTATGGGGGTAGTGACCTCAGGCATGACCCTGTTGACTGCATGAATTTTTCCTTTTCTTTCAGGAGAATGAAACAGTCTAACATTGGGAAATTTCTTGACTCTTTCGGGAGTGCTATCCGAGCTACCATCTGTGACTACCCAAACTTGATTGAGTTCAGAAGGATAGTTGAGGTTAATAGCGTTTTCGATTTTCTCTTCGATATAGTCCTCTTCGTTGTAGGCAGCGATGATGTGCGTAATGGGTACTTCGTAGGTTTGGGTAAAGATTTCTTCTTTAATAGAACTGCCTTTGATCTTGACCAGCATATAAAGCACTATTCCATATCCTACATAGGTGTAAACTACAAGGCCGATCATGGCCCAAAACAATATTTCCATTTAGGTGAAAGGTTTGAAATGTTTAAAAATCAAAACTAATACAGCGTAGTGAAGATAATACAATTCTATAGATCTTTTATGAAAAGAATTCTTCGCTAATATTAAAAAAGTCCAAAAATAGGCCGTACTATTTCTTATATTTGTACCCAAGCAATTCAACCTAAAATAAACTTATTTCCGCAAAAAATGAAGAAGGAAATTTCAAACTGGAATAATTATCCAAAGAGATCAGTAGAGTTGGTCGATTGGAAGAATGATGGAGTGGCAGAGGATAAAACTTTTATAGCACGTGGGTTAGGAAGGTGTTATGGAGATGCTGCAATCGGGGATTTAGTATACAGTACTTTAAAACATGATTTAATACTTTCCTTTGATTCTGAAACAGGAGAAATTGTATGTCAATCAGGAGTGTCTTTTGAGACTTTGTTGGATGTCTTTGTTCCAAAAGGATGGTTTCTCCCAGTAACTCCAGGGACCAAATATATAACAGTCGGAGGTGCATTGGCTTCAGACGTACATGGTAAAAACCATCACGTAATGGGCTGCTTTGGAGACCATGTTTCTGAAATTTCATTGATCTTAAGCTCGGGAGAGGAGATGATTTGTAGTCCTAGTACAAATTCAGAAGTATTTGAAGCCACAAGGGGCGGTATGGGATTGACAGGTATTATCAATACTGTTTCTTTCAAGCTGATAAAAGTCGAATCAAGTTATATAAAGCAAAAACAGATCAAAGCTTCTAACCTAAAGGAGATTATTAGGCTTTTTGAAGAAAATAAGGATGCTACCTATTCAATGGCTTGGATAGATTGTTTAAAAGGAGGTGATTCATTTGGGCGTAGCATTTTTATCAGTGGGGAACATGCAAAAATTGATGAATTAGATTCAAAGACTAGGAAAAACCCTTTAGCAGTTAGTTTAAAGGGTAAACTGACAATGCCATTTTATCTCCCTGGATTTGTTCTAAATAAACTATCGATAAAGGCATTTAATTGGCTTTATTATAATAAAAATATAAGGAAAGTTCAGGAAAATGTGGTTCACTATGATGGTTTTTATTATCCCTTAGATTCAATCCTTCATTGGAACAAAATGTATGGTAAAAAGGGGTTTGTTCAATATCAATTTGTTTTACCATTAGAGAACAGTGAGGAAGGTTTGATTGAAATACTTGGAAAGATAAGAGCGAAAGGATGGGGATCTTTTTTGGCTGTATTAAAACTGTTTGGTGATAAAGAAAGCTTTATTTCATTTCCGATGGAAGGCTATACTTTAGCACTGGATTTTCCAATTAAGCCTGGACTTTTTGAATTTTTAGATGAGCTGGATGAAATAGTTGCCTCTTATGGGGGAAGGATTTATCTGTCGAAGGATGCTAGGATGCGACCGAATATTTTTAAGGATAATTATCCCAATGCCAAAAAGTTCGAACAAATAGTGAAAGAGGTTAACCCCAAAGGGAAAGTAAATTCTGACTTGGGTAGAAGATTAGAAATTGTGGAAAATCTCTGAGTTATTCAAATGGCCTAAAATGGGAGCTAGATGCAAGGTTTAACATTGGTATGTCGCCTTTTGTGTCACCAAATGCTAGAATTTCATTGTATTGAGATAAATCAATGTTTCTCTGGATAATCTTAACCTTTTCTTCGTAGTTAACATTTTCGTTTTTTATTTTCCCTGTAAAAGAAGAGTTGCTAAAATCAAGTTGCGTGCTTAGAACATTAATGTTTAATTGTTTGGCCCATGGGATAATCCAATTTTGAGGTGAAGCACTAACAATGTAGATGTCTGTATTTTTCTTCTGTAGTTCTGAAATTTTATTTATAGCCTTTGGACGTAATAGCATTGGAAGTTTCTCCAAGCAAAATTCAAAACAAAGCGCATTAAATGTTTCTTCATTTAAACCATGAAAAAAGACCCATAGGAATGTTTCTTTTCCTTTTGATTTAGGAATTATTCCAATCTTCATTAAAAAGAATATTGGAAGAAGACTTAAGATTTTAACCCAATATAACGTTTTACTTGTCGAAAATTTTGCTATTTCGAATAAGGTGTCTTTGGAGGTAATTGTACCATCAAAATCAAAAAGGGCTAGGGTCTTTTTCATTGAATAAATTAAGTTTAAGTATCGGCATGCAAGTTACTTGTTCAAAATAAGCGTCACAATTATTTCTAGCTAAGACATTAATTCGAATACATATTTTAATATTGTGATTTATATCCAATTCTATCTCTAGATTTTAAATTTTTATGGAGTTATTAACCATATTCAAAGTTCTTTATCGTAAAGTTTGGTATTTGATTGGGTTGCCAGTTTTGGCAGTTATCCTGACCTTTCTTCTAACTTCTGATTTTAAAAAGCTCTATCGATCGACGGCCCAGCTCTCTACAGGTTTCACCATTTCTCAAGAGGTGAACATTACTTCAGAGCGTTTTAGTCCTTATGACTCTGAGGTTAAATTCAATAACCTAATTGAAACTATGAAATCCTCTAGGGTTTTATCTCTACTTTCTTATAACCTGATTATTCATGATTTGGAAGTAGATGGGAAATCTAAATTTACGAAATTGAATATAGAAGATGAGGAGGATATCGCTTTTCTCAACTCAATTGATAAAGGGAAGTTAATTGGCCTCTACCATCAAAAATTGGATTCAATGTTAATTCTAAACACCCTTATTCCAGAAGAGAAGGAGGCTCAGAAATTAATGGAATTATATGAGTATGATTTTGAAACATTGAAGGAAAATATAAACGTTGGACGAGTAAAAAGTACGGACTATGTTTCAATCGATGCATATACAGAAAATCCATTGCTGTCAGCTTACATGGTGAACACCTTATGTAAGGAGTTACTTCGCTTTAATGTTAGGCTTGTCAATACTAGAAAGAGCAATACCGTAGAGACATTTGCCAAATTAGTTCAGGAAAAACGAAAAGAACTTGATTTAGCGACAGACAATCTTCAGAAGTTTAAACGCTACAATAGCATGGTGAATTTTGAAATGGAAAGGGAAAATAAAATCTCTAGAATCTCAGAATTGGAGCTAGATCTTGCGGAGGAAAATAAAAAGCATAGGGCTATTTCATTGCAACTTCGCGATGTAAAAAGGAGACTTTCAGGAGTCAATGATTTAGAGAGAATAACTAATCAAGATGTTGTCGAAATTCGACGTGAAATTAACGAAATGAATGAGAGGTATCGGAACAGTGGATATGTCGACAAAAACTTGAAGGATTCATTAGTTATTTTAAGGGATATACAACAGAGGTATATAAGAATAGTTTCTCAGGAGAATGAAGTTACCAGCTATGAGCAGTTACAGGCGACTAAACGTGAGCTTGAAGTAGATCTTCAAATCGCTGAACAAAATATTAAGGCTTTGGAAGAGAATATTTCTAATGCTAATGTCGATGTGGGAGGGTTTGCTTCTAAAGAAGCTAGGATAGATGCATTGGAAAGGGAGGTAGATCTTGCAAGTGAGGATTACAAAGCCGCACAAGAGAAGTATAGCCAGGCTTTGAATGTGTCGATGGCTTCTGGAGATTCAATAAATCAAATTTTACTAGGCTTACCTGCGACAGAGCCAGAACCTTCAAAAAGAATTATTATTTCTGGAATATCGGGGATGAGTACTTTTGTATTAATTGTGCTGACTATTGTTCTTGTTGAATTTTTGGATTCATCTATTAAGAATAGTAAAAATTTTACAACGCTGGTTGATCTCAAATTAGTTGGACTGCTTAATAATATTGATTTAAAAAAGGCGGATATATACACAATTTTCAACCCAGAGTTCAATGCTAAGCATAAGGCTCGGTTGATATTTAGGGATCAGCTTAGGAAATTGAGATATTTCATTATAAGTTCTCGAAAGAAGACCATTTTGGTGACAAGTATGAAGAATGCTGAAGGAAAATCAAATCTGATCCAAGCTCTTTCTGTTTCTATCAGCCAAAGTCAAATGAAAGTGCTAATAGTAGACACCAATTTTACGAATAACACATTAACCAAAGTGTTAGAAGGGGGAGATCAATTAGAGTCAACTATTGGCGCAAAAGGAGTCTTGAAAGCCGATATGATAAAGAAAACGAAACTCCCAAAGGTGGATATCATTGGATGTAAAGGCGGAGACTACTCACCTTTGGAAATTATGTTCTCCAGAACAATTCAAAAAATTTATTGAGGTAGTTAAGGGATCTTATGATCTCATACTTCTGGAAGGTGCATGTTTAAATGAAAACTCAGATTCAAGAGAATTGTCAGCTTTTGTAGATGGAGTATTGACAGTGGTTTCTGCAAAATCTTCACTTAGTCAAACAGATTATGAATCGATTGATTTCTTAGAAAGCTTAAAAGAGAAAAATTTAGGCGCTGTTCTTAATGATGTGGAAATGAAGGAAATGGATGCCTAGAAACTACTTTTTGAATTTGAAAAAGTAGCCAAATCCATATGGTATTAATAATTGATAAGCTAAAATGGGTATATATACTCCCAAAACCCATCCTGTAAGTAGAATGGCAATAGGAGAGTCAATAGACAGGAATTTGACCATTATGATTCTAACCGCTGATACGATTATTAAGTGCATCAGATATACCTGGAGCGAATGTCTTCCCACGATTTTTAGAAAAGATAGTATTTGATATTTATTCAGAATAAAAGACAAGGAAAATACGAATAGTGTGCCCAGAACAGCTATCAAAGCAAAGAAGTAGATATTCATGTCCTGATGAGTAAGCCAATAGTATTGCGTACCCCAGAAGAATGGAAATAAGATTAAGAAAGGTATAAAGGATTGAAAGAGTTCACTTTTCGATTC
This is a stretch of genomic DNA from Reichenbachiella ulvae. It encodes these proteins:
- a CDS encoding glycosyltransferase family 2 protein, with the translated sequence MEILFWAMIGLVVYTYVGYGIVLYMLVKIKGSSIKEEIFTQTYEVPITHIIAAYNEEDYIEEKIENAINLNYPSELNQVWVVTDGSSDSTPERVKKFPNVRLFHSPERKGKIHAVNRVMPEVTTPIVVYSDANTVLNSMALHNITRHYLDPKVGCVSGEKRVRQEDSDQASSAGEGMYWKYESFLKKLDYQLYSVVGAAGELFSIRTDLYETIHTDTLIEDFYLSLSIAQKGYKIAYEPDAYALENSSDSIKEESKRKIRIAAGGHQAIWRLRSLMNIFKYGWLSWQYVSHRVLRWTLTPLALLGVLILNFYLALDSGFYRVVLVLQMGFYFLAFLGFVLQTQKIKVKALFVPFYFTFMNVSVFQGFARIIRGRQSVLWERAARKK
- a CDS encoding HAD family hydrolase; this translates as MKKTLALFDFDGTITSKDTLFEIAKFSTSKTLYWVKILSLLPIFFLMKIGIIPKSKGKETFLWVFFHGLNEETFNALCFEFCLEKLPMLLRPKAINKISELQKKNTDIYIVSASPQNWIIPWAKQLNINVLSTQLDFSNSSFTGKIKNENVNYEEKVKIIQRNIDLSQYNEILAFGDTKGDIPMLNLASSSHFRPFE
- a CDS encoding FAD-binding oxidoreductase, whose amino-acid sequence is MKKEISNWNNYPKRSVELVDWKNDGVAEDKTFIARGLGRCYGDAAIGDLVYSTLKHDLILSFDSETGEIVCQSGVSFETLLDVFVPKGWFLPVTPGTKYITVGGALASDVHGKNHHVMGCFGDHVSEISLILSSGEEMICSPSTNSEVFEATRGGMGLTGIINTVSFKLIKVESSYIKQKQIKASNLKEIIRLFEENKDATYSMAWIDCLKGGDSFGRSIFISGEHAKIDELDSKTRKNPLAVSLKGKLTMPFYLPGFVLNKLSIKAFNWLYYNKNIRKVQENVVHYDGFYYPLDSILHWNKMYGKKGFVQYQFVLPLENSEEGLIEILGKIRAKGWGSFLAVLKLFGDKESFISFPMEGYTLALDFPIKPGLFEFLDELDEIVASYGGRIYLSKDARMRPNIFKDNYPNAKKFEQIVKEVNPKGKVNSDLGRRLEIVENL